Proteins encoded by one window of Pseudonocardia alni:
- a CDS encoding sarcosine oxidase subunit gamma has protein sequence MTAELATTHPLDTHATALTGLARDTDGGLSVEVLPTAQSVTLRLDPAGPARAGVDAALGTALPTGANTWVAAGDGEVVWLGPDEWLVTSRSGNAAVSEAALRALVAGEAGGAAVDTSAQRVVLRIGGRLARELLSFGCSLDLHPRSFPAGRSAQTLLGGAGVLLLARDAAADADGGAVLDVHVRSSFAGHLADWLLDAAQEFRDDPAADPAASPALAG, from the coding sequence GTGACGGCTGAGCTCGCCACCACGCACCCGCTCGACACCCACGCCACGGCACTGACCGGGCTCGCCCGGGACACCGACGGCGGCCTCTCGGTCGAGGTCCTGCCGACCGCGCAGTCGGTGACCCTGCGTCTCGACCCGGCGGGCCCGGCCCGCGCCGGTGTCGACGCCGCGCTCGGCACCGCGCTGCCGACAGGTGCGAACACCTGGGTCGCCGCCGGTGACGGCGAGGTCGTCTGGCTCGGACCCGACGAGTGGCTGGTCACCAGCCGCTCCGGGAACGCCGCGGTCTCCGAGGCGGCGCTGCGCGCGCTCGTCGCCGGGGAGGCAGGCGGCGCCGCCGTCGACACCTCCGCCCAGCGGGTCGTGCTGCGGATCGGTGGGCGCCTGGCCCGCGAGCTGCTGTCCTTCGGCTGCTCGCTGGACCTGCACCCGCGCTCGTTCCCGGCCGGGCGCAGCGCCCAGACGCTGCTCGGCGGGGCGGGGGTGCTCCTCCTGGCCCGTGACGCCGCCGCCGACGCCGACGGGGGAGCGGTCCTCGACGTGCACGTCCGCAGCTCGTTCGCCGGCCACCTCGCCGACTGGCTGCTCGACGCCGCCCAGGAGTTCCGCGACGACCCCGCCGCCGACCCCGCCGCGTCGCCGGCCCTCGCCGGCTGA
- a CDS encoding GcvT family protein, with protein MTPRVVIIGAGIVGANLADELTTRGWTDVTVLDQGPLPLTGGSTSHAPGLVFQTTGSKTMTAFATYTVEKLKSLDVDGGWCFNQVGGLEVATTPERLADLHRKRGWAVSRGVPASVVDAAECARLHPLLDADQVLGGLHTPTDGLAKAARAVVALARRAESRGAVFRGSVRVTGIAQSGGRVTGVETADGETVPADIVVSCAGFWGRELGKLVGMRVPLLPLAHQYARTTQVEQLVGRNDELIEARLPILRHQDADLYYREHNDCIGIGSYAHRPMPVSISDLPEVGDGEVGERTQPSMLPFTSDDFALQWEQSTQLLPGLQRSTIEHGFNGVFSFTPDGGPLIGESADVAGFWIAEAVWVTHSSGVARSVAQLLVEGRSELDLHGCDVHRFDEVETTDAYVDETSQQNFIEIYDVLHPLQPKLSPRDLRTSPFVDRQRELGAFFLESHAWERPHWYEANAVLAKDLPAEWRAPSRDAWSAMFHSPVVAVEAWLTRTAVAMYDMTPLKRLEVSGPGACAFLEGLTTGTMDKSVGAVTYTLMLDEAGGVRSDLTVARLGEQLFQVGANSHLDLDHLRRALPDDHSVVVRDITGGTCCIGVWGPLARDLVQPLSGDDFSHEGLKYFRAKSAHIAGIPVTAMRLSYVGELGWEIYTSAEYGRKLWDVLYEAGRPLGVVAAGRAAFNSLRLEKGYRSWGADMSTEHNPYEAGLGFAVRPHTKGDFVGRAAVEKIDPDAVTRRLTCLTIDDGRSVVLGHEAVFVDGEPAGYVTSAAYAYTLGTPVAYAWLPAGLPVGGGVEIQYFDRRIRASVAAEPLFDPEMSRIRR; from the coding sequence ATGACCCCCCGTGTCGTCATCATCGGAGCCGGGATCGTCGGGGCGAACCTGGCCGACGAGCTCACCACCCGCGGCTGGACCGACGTCACCGTCCTGGACCAGGGGCCGCTGCCGCTGACCGGCGGTTCCACCTCGCACGCCCCCGGCCTGGTCTTCCAGACCACCGGGTCGAAGACCATGACCGCGTTCGCGACCTACACCGTCGAGAAGCTGAAGAGCCTGGACGTCGACGGCGGCTGGTGCTTCAACCAGGTCGGCGGCCTGGAGGTCGCGACCACCCCGGAGCGGCTCGCCGACCTGCACCGCAAGCGGGGCTGGGCGGTCTCCCGCGGGGTCCCGGCGTCGGTCGTGGACGCCGCCGAGTGCGCGCGGCTGCACCCGCTGCTCGACGCCGACCAGGTCCTCGGCGGCCTGCACACCCCCACCGACGGCCTGGCCAAGGCGGCCCGCGCGGTCGTCGCGCTGGCCCGGCGTGCCGAGTCCCGCGGTGCGGTCTTCCGCGGCTCGGTGCGCGTCACCGGCATCGCGCAGTCCGGCGGCCGGGTCACCGGCGTCGAGACCGCCGACGGCGAGACCGTCCCCGCCGACATCGTCGTGTCCTGCGCCGGGTTCTGGGGCCGCGAGCTCGGAAAGCTCGTCGGGATGCGGGTGCCGCTGCTGCCCCTGGCCCACCAGTACGCCCGCACCACCCAGGTCGAGCAGCTCGTCGGCCGCAACGACGAGCTGATCGAGGCGCGGCTGCCGATCCTGCGCCACCAGGACGCCGACCTCTACTACCGCGAGCACAACGACTGCATCGGCATCGGCTCCTACGCCCACCGCCCGATGCCGGTGTCGATCTCCGACCTGCCCGAGGTCGGCGACGGCGAGGTAGGCGAGCGCACCCAGCCCTCGATGCTGCCCTTCACCTCCGACGACTTCGCGCTGCAGTGGGAGCAGAGCACGCAGCTGCTGCCCGGTCTGCAGCGTTCCACGATCGAGCACGGCTTCAACGGGGTCTTCTCCTTCACCCCCGACGGCGGCCCGCTGATCGGCGAGTCCGCCGACGTCGCCGGCTTCTGGATCGCCGAGGCCGTGTGGGTCACCCACTCCTCCGGCGTCGCCCGCTCGGTCGCGCAGCTGCTCGTCGAGGGCCGCAGCGAGCTCGACCTGCACGGCTGCGACGTGCACCGCTTCGACGAGGTCGAGACCACCGACGCCTACGTCGACGAGACCTCGCAGCAGAACTTCATCGAGATCTACGACGTGCTGCACCCGCTGCAGCCGAAGCTGTCCCCGCGCGACCTGCGGACCAGCCCGTTCGTGGACCGCCAGCGCGAGCTCGGGGCGTTCTTCCTGGAGTCCCACGCCTGGGAACGTCCGCACTGGTACGAGGCCAACGCGGTGCTGGCGAAGGACCTGCCCGCCGAGTGGCGTGCCCCGTCCCGCGACGCGTGGTCGGCGATGTTCCACTCGCCGGTCGTCGCGGTCGAGGCGTGGCTGACCCGCACCGCGGTCGCGATGTACGACATGACCCCGCTGAAGCGCCTGGAGGTGTCCGGGCCGGGTGCGTGCGCGTTCCTGGAGGGCCTGACCACCGGCACGATGGACAAGTCCGTCGGCGCCGTCACCTACACCCTCATGCTCGACGAGGCCGGCGGCGTCCGCAGCGACCTCACCGTCGCCCGGCTGGGCGAGCAGCTGTTCCAGGTCGGCGCGAACTCCCACCTCGACCTCGACCATCTGCGGCGTGCGCTGCCCGACGACCACTCGGTGGTCGTCCGCGACATCACCGGCGGTACCTGCTGCATCGGCGTCTGGGGCCCGCTGGCCCGCGACCTGGTGCAGCCGCTGTCGGGCGACGACTTCTCCCACGAGGGGCTGAAGTACTTCCGCGCGAAGTCCGCGCACATCGCCGGCATCCCGGTGACGGCGATGCGGCTGTCCTACGTCGGCGAGCTCGGCTGGGAGATCTACACCAGCGCCGAGTACGGCCGGAAGCTGTGGGACGTGCTGTACGAGGCCGGGCGCCCGCTCGGCGTCGTCGCGGCCGGGCGCGCGGCGTTCAACAGCCTGCGGCTGGAGAAGGGCTACCGCTCCTGGGGCGCGGACATGTCCACCGAGCACAACCCGTACGAGGCCGGTCTCGGTTTCGCGGTCCGCCCGCACACCAAGGGCGACTTCGTGGGCCGCGCAGCCGTCGAGAAGATCGACCCCGACGCCGTCACCCGCAGGCTGACCTGCCTCACGATCGACGACGGCCGCAGCGTCGTCCTCGGCCACGAGGCGGTGTTCGTCGACGGCGAGCCCGCCGGCTACGTCACCTCCGCGGCGTACGCCTACACCCTGGGGACCCCGGTCGCCTACGCCTGGCTGCCCGCCGGGCTGCCGGTCGGGGGAGGGGTCGAGATCCAGTACTTCGACCGGCGGATCCGCGCCTCGGTCGCGGCCGAGCCGCTGTTCGACCCGGAGATGAGCCGCATCCGGCGCTGA
- a CDS encoding cyclodeaminase/cyclohydrolase family protein — MVEAGRIPAQVIRAAEQVGDLAERLRPIGNPHVISDGGAAADAARAAAGTARLDVEINLAASPTRRRATSCPRH; from the coding sequence CTGGTCGAGGCGGGACGGATCCCGGCGCAGGTCATCCGCGCCGCGGAGCAGGTGGGCGACCTCGCCGAGCGGCTGCGGCCGATCGGCAACCCCCACGTGATCAGCGACGGGGGAGCCGCGGCCGACGCCGCCCGGGCCGCGGCCGGCACCGCCCGGCTCGACGTCGAGATCAACCTGGCGGCCTCACCGACCCGCCGGCGCGCGACGAGCTGTCCGCGGCACTGA
- a CDS encoding GntR family transcriptional regulator: MTALPDDAEPEYTSLADKAYTVIRDRLIMLDIPPMTAIDDVALAKSLEVGRTPVREALKRLEIDRLVVSYPRRGTFATGVDITDLAYISEIRVQLEPLAARRAAEYSGPAIRADLAELADTIDRIDVRTLDRDELMRWDLHVHRTIYSAAANPHLEDTLIRYDNLATRIFCLFLDRMTHFDQHVGEHSGLLRAIAGQQADEAADRARAHVIGFEKAVREVV, translated from the coding sequence GTGACCGCTCTTCCCGACGACGCCGAGCCGGAGTACACGTCCCTCGCCGACAAGGCGTACACGGTGATCCGGGATCGGCTGATCATGCTCGACATCCCGCCGATGACGGCCATCGACGACGTCGCCCTCGCGAAGTCCCTCGAGGTCGGTCGCACCCCCGTCCGGGAGGCGCTCAAGCGGCTCGAGATCGACCGGCTGGTCGTCTCCTACCCGCGCCGAGGGACGTTCGCGACCGGCGTGGACATCACCGACCTCGCCTACATCTCCGAGATCCGTGTGCAGCTCGAGCCGCTCGCCGCGCGCCGTGCCGCCGAGTACTCCGGCCCCGCGATCCGGGCCGACCTCGCCGAGCTGGCCGACACGATCGACCGGATCGACGTGCGCACCCTGGACCGCGACGAGCTGATGCGCTGGGACCTGCACGTCCACCGGACGATCTACTCCGCAGCGGCCAACCCGCACCTCGAGGACACCCTGATCCGCTACGACAACCTGGCGACCCGGATCTTCTGCCTGTTCCTGGACCGGATGACGCACTTCGACCAGCACGTCGGCGAGCACTCGGGCCTGCTGCGGGCCATCGCGGGGCAGCAGGCCGACGAGGCCGCCGACCGGGCCCGGGCGCACGTCATCGGGTTCGAGAAGGCCGTCCGCGAGGTCGTCTGA
- the purU gene encoding formyltetrahydrofolate deformylase → MSRSFILTLSCPNRTGIVRAVSAFLFEHGCDIGEYQQFDDPLRGRLHLRTRVGAEHDVDLDAISRDFEAVAAEFGMTFTFHDGAPARILVMVSKLGHCLNDLIFRWRAGSLGADIVAVVSNHPDLRPMAEAAGLPFVHVPVTAETKPEAEAQLLSLVDAYDAELVVLARYMQVLSDETCKALEGRAINIHHSFLPGFTGARPYHQAYARGVKQVGATAHYVTPDLDEGPIIEQEVIRIDHSYDPKALQMVGRDAEALALSRAVRWHCERRVLLTGGSTVVFR, encoded by the coding sequence GTGTCCCGTTCCTTCATCCTGACCCTGAGCTGCCCGAACCGCACCGGCATCGTGCGCGCGGTCAGCGCCTTCCTGTTCGAGCACGGCTGCGACATCGGCGAGTACCAGCAGTTCGACGACCCGCTGCGCGGCCGGCTCCACCTGCGCACCCGGGTCGGCGCGGAGCACGACGTGGACCTCGACGCGATCAGCCGGGACTTCGAGGCGGTCGCGGCCGAGTTCGGGATGACGTTCACCTTCCACGACGGCGCCCCCGCCCGGATCCTGGTCATGGTCTCCAAGCTGGGCCACTGCCTCAACGACCTGATCTTCCGGTGGCGGGCGGGCAGCCTGGGCGCCGACATCGTCGCGGTCGTGTCCAACCATCCCGACCTGCGCCCGATGGCCGAGGCCGCCGGCCTGCCGTTCGTGCACGTCCCGGTCACCGCCGAGACCAAGCCCGAGGCCGAGGCGCAGCTGCTGTCGCTGGTCGACGCCTACGACGCCGAGCTGGTCGTGCTGGCCCGCTACATGCAGGTGCTCTCCGACGAGACCTGCAAGGCCCTCGAGGGCCGGGCGATCAACATCCACCACTCGTTCCTGCCCGGCTTCACGGGTGCCCGTCCCTACCACCAGGCCTACGCGCGCGGTGTGAAGCAGGTCGGCGCCACGGCGCACTACGTGACCCCGGACCTGGACGAGGGCCCGATCATCGAGCAGGAGGTGATCCGGATCGACCACTCCTACGATCCGAAGGCCCTGCAGATGGTCGGCCGCGACGCCGAGGCGCTCGCCCTGTCCCGCGCGGTCCGCTGGCACTGCGAGCGCCGGGTGCTGCTGACCGGCGGCAGCACGGTCGTCTTCCGGTAG
- a CDS encoding aromatic ring-hydroxylating oxygenase subunit alpha, whose protein sequence is MTTGELSIPATEGQSLPDSLRETLAGHYYTDPAIFRAEQDNIFHTTWFCAVLATDLDKPGAFETVRIGRESVIVTRARDYSVRAYLNVCRHRGARLCTEDKGEVKRSFQCPYHAWTYGLDGKLVAAPNLSSMPDVDKVEYGLHTVHVREWLGYVWLSLAEVPPSFTETVIGDVTTRLGSPDAIVGYDVENLKLGRRISYDVKANWKQIVENFMECYHCATIHPELTEVLPEFADGLAAQYFVGHGAEFGEEIKGFTVDGSEGLARIPGVAQEQDRRYYAITVRPSVFINLVPDHVVFHRMFPLTAERTLVVCDWLYLPEVVDSGADIDRSVELFHRVNVQDFDACERCQVAMDSRSYEKGGVLVPSEHHIGEFHDWVRDRVG, encoded by the coding sequence ATGACGACCGGCGAGTTGTCGATCCCCGCCACCGAGGGGCAGAGCCTCCCGGACAGCCTGCGAGAGACCCTCGCCGGCCACTACTACACCGACCCCGCGATCTTCCGGGCCGAGCAGGACAACATCTTCCACACGACGTGGTTCTGCGCGGTGCTGGCCACGGACCTGGACAAGCCCGGCGCGTTCGAGACCGTCCGGATCGGACGGGAGAGCGTGATCGTCACGCGGGCCAGGGACTACTCCGTGCGGGCCTACCTCAACGTCTGCCGGCACCGCGGCGCGCGGCTGTGCACGGAGGACAAGGGCGAGGTCAAGCGCTCCTTCCAGTGTCCGTACCACGCCTGGACCTACGGCCTGGACGGCAAGCTCGTCGCGGCGCCGAACCTCAGCTCGATGCCCGACGTCGACAAGGTCGAGTACGGCCTGCACACCGTGCACGTCCGCGAGTGGCTGGGCTACGTCTGGCTGAGCCTGGCCGAGGTGCCGCCCTCGTTCACCGAGACGGTGATCGGTGACGTCACCACCCGGCTCGGCTCGCCGGACGCGATCGTCGGCTACGACGTCGAGAACCTGAAGCTCGGCCGGCGCATCTCCTACGACGTCAAGGCGAACTGGAAGCAGATCGTCGAGAACTTCATGGAGTGCTACCACTGCGCGACGATCCACCCCGAGCTCACCGAGGTGCTGCCCGAGTTCGCCGACGGCCTCGCCGCCCAGTACTTCGTCGGGCACGGCGCCGAGTTCGGCGAGGAGATCAAGGGGTTCACCGTCGACGGCTCGGAGGGGCTCGCCCGCATCCCGGGCGTCGCCCAGGAGCAGGACCGCCGCTACTACGCCATCACCGTGCGGCCGTCGGTGTTCATCAACCTGGTCCCCGACCACGTGGTGTTCCATCGCATGTTCCCGCTGACCGCCGAGCGGACCCTGGTCGTCTGCGACTGGCTCTACCTGCCCGAGGTCGTCGACTCCGGCGCCGACATCGACCGCTCGGTGGAGCTGTTCCACCGGGTCAACGTCCAGGACTTCGACGCCTGCGAGCGCTGTCAGGTCGCGATGGACTCGCGCTCCTACGAGAAGGGCGGCGTGCTCGTGCCCAGCGAGCACCACATCGGCGAGTTCCACGACTGGGTGCGCGACCGGGTGGGCTGA
- a CDS encoding isochorismatase family protein, whose protein sequence is MARALIVVDVQNDFCEGGALAVTGGAAVAAGIGPLATAGRDGRVYDHVVATRDVHVDPGPHFSDTPDFVGSWPPHCRAGTPGASFHPALDVAPIECVFDKGAYTSAYSGFEGASANESGTPLGDWLTERGVTEVDVVGLATDHCVRATALDASRLGLATTVLLHHCAGVAPETTERALAALTEAGVELRTA, encoded by the coding sequence ATGGCACGAGCGTTGATCGTCGTCGACGTCCAGAACGACTTCTGCGAGGGCGGCGCCCTCGCGGTGACCGGCGGGGCCGCCGTGGCCGCCGGGATCGGGCCGCTCGCGACCGCCGGCCGCGACGGGCGGGTCTACGACCACGTCGTCGCCACCCGGGACGTGCACGTGGACCCGGGGCCGCACTTCTCCGACACCCCGGACTTCGTCGGCTCCTGGCCGCCGCACTGCCGCGCGGGGACGCCGGGCGCGTCGTTCCACCCGGCGCTGGACGTGGCGCCGATCGAGTGCGTCTTCGACAAGGGCGCCTACACCAGCGCCTACTCCGGGTTCGAGGGCGCCAGCGCGAACGAGTCGGGCACCCCGCTGGGCGACTGGCTGACCGAGCGCGGGGTGACCGAGGTCGACGTCGTCGGCCTGGCGACCGACCACTGCGTCCGGGCGACCGCGCTCGACGCGTCCCGGCTCGGGCTGGCGACGACGGTGCTGCTGCACCACTGCGCCGGGGTGGCCCCGGAGACGACGGAACGGGCGCTCGCCGCGCTGACCGAGGCCGGCGTGGAGCTGCGCACCGCCTGA